DNA sequence from the Mus caroli unplaced genomic scaffold, CAROLI_EIJ_v1.1 scaffold_17772_1, whole genome shotgun sequence genome:
ctcaagaagatggactccagaaaatcaaataagtctattaaaaatgtgatacagagctaaacaaagaattctcaactggggaataccgaatggctgagaagcacctgaaaaagtgttcaacatccttaatcatcagggaaatgcaaattaaaacaaccctgagattccaccttacaccagtcataatgtctaagatcaaaaactcaagtgagagcagatgctggggaggatgtggagaaaaaggaacactccttcattgttggtgggattgcaagctggtacaaccactctggaaatcagcctggcagttcctcagaaaattggacataacaccaccagaagatccagcagttcctctcctgggcatatacccagaagatgttccaaccggtaagaaggtcacatgctccagtatgttcatagcagccttatttataatagccagaagttggaaagaacccatatgcccctcaacagaggaatggatacagaaaatgtggtacatttacacaatggagtactactcagcaattaaaaacaatgaattcatgaaattcttaggcaaatggatgaatctggaggatatcatcctgagtgaggtaacccaaccataaaagaacacatatgatatgcactcactgataagcagatattagaccagaaacttagaatatccaagatacaatttgcaaaacacatgaaactcaagaagaaggaaggacaaagtGGAGATAGTTCAGtcattcttagaatggggaactaaatacccatggaagaagttacagagaccaagttcagagctgagactgaaggaaagaccatctagagacttccccacctggggatccatcccatatatagccatcaaacccaaacactattgcatttgcaagaaagattttgctgacaggactctgacatagctctctcttgtaaggctatgccaatgcctggcaaattcagaagtagatgctcatagtcatcgattggatggaacaaagggcccccaatgaagtagctagagaaagtacccaaggagctaacggggtctgcaaccctatagggggaacaacaatatgaactaaccagtaccccccagagctgtgtctctagttgcatatgtaacagattatggtctagtcggccatcaatgggaagagaggtccttggtgtaccgaagatcatatgccccagtacaagggaatgccagggcaaggaagctgGAAtgagtgggttgggaagcagggagagcggaagggtatagagggctttggggatagcatttgaaatgtaaatgaagaaaatatctaataaaaaatgccctaattaaaaataaataaataaataaataaattacaaaagaagTTGGTATGATAAAGTGATGGccttttttcttatataaataaaatgcaaattaaagatGTAACAAGTTGTGATTCATTGCAAGTAGTCAAGTGTAACTAATGCCTAAGGGCAACCATTTGTATCTTATATATCAGAATTACTTTATAGTTTGAAAGCAGTTTGCACACCCTTCTTGTATATAAGGTATATAATTACAGGATACAGTGGTAATGCTTTAAAACAagtacctcattttaaaaattgacagcTACAGTATCTTTTAATGATCatcctttctgtttattgtaaaactatgttaaaaataaagattaataagGAAAATACAGAAAGTTGGCGTGTGTATATAAATAGTTTCTATATAAAGTTTATGTAGATGGAAAAATACAGGAGACCTCAGAAAATAGAGATCTCAAATGCTCATGGATTTGTAggactaacatagtaaaaatggccatcctaccgaaagcaatctacagatttaatgatATCCCCATcgaaattccaacacaattcttcaaaagcatggaaaaagcaattttaaattcatatgaaaaaagaaaaagaacccaggATAGAGAAAACAACATGTGTCATGGTTAATTACTATTTCCTTACTCAGAGAGATTTGAAAACCAATTTGCCTTCCTTACACTTTGACTAAACTCCTGTGCTATATAGTCCTAATAAGTAATAGTGTATTGTTAGTAAGTAAGTAAGTGTATTTAGGGGGCAAGGAGAGAGAATAAGGGGATTTTGTGTATGTCTGAGATCCATAGGGTGgcataaacaaatataatatgaTGTTTAGATTGATGATGTCCTGACAAAATATATTAATGCACTAAGAATTAATAAAGAGTTTACTAAAAACTCAGTGAGGCCCCGCCTgagagggctttgccagagcacctgggagagccatcttggttcccggatccctcagagactactctgggcaggtgagagtgtggactacagaagctaacagcttctgtgacaggctgaagcaacacagcttctgggacaggccctgtttcaggcaacaaccctgagattccatctcacaccagtcagaatggctaagatcaaaaattcgggtgacagcagatgctggcgaggatgtggagaaagaagaacactcctccattgctggtgagattgcaagcttgtacaaccactctggtagtcattctggcagttcctcagaacattggacatagtactaccggaggatcctgacatacctctcctgagcatatatcaaGAAGACGTTCCAACTGGCaagaagggcacatgctccactatgttcatagcagccttatttctaatagccagaagctggaaagaacccagatgtccctcaacagaggaatggatacagaaaatgtggtacatttacacaatggagtactactcaNNNNNNNNNNNNNNNNNNNNNNNNNNNNNNNNNNNNNNNNNNNNNNNNNNNNNNNNNNNNNNNNNNNNNNNNNNNNNNNNNNNNNNNNNNNNNNNNNNNNNNNNNNNNNNNNNNNNNNNNNNNNNNNNNNNNNNNNNNNNNNNNNNNNNNNNNNNNNNNNNNNNNNNNNNNNNNNNNNNNNNNNNNNNNNNNNNNNNNNNNNNNNNNNNNNNNNNNNNNNNNNNNNNNNNNNNNNNNNNNNNNNNNNNNNNNNNNNNNNNNNNNNNNNNNNNNNNNNNNNNNNNNNNNNNNNNNNNNNNNNNNNNNNNNNNNNNNNNNNNNNNNNNNNNNNNNNNNNNNNNNNNNNNNNNNNNNNNNNNNNNNNNNNNNNNNNNNNNNNNNNNNNNNNNNNNNNNNNNNNNNNNNNNNNNNNNNNNNNNNNNNNNNNNNNNNNNNNNNNNNNNNNNNNNNNNNNNNNNNNNNNNNNNNNNNNNNNNNNNNNNNNNNNNNNNNNNNNNNNNNNNNNNNNNNNNNNNNNNNNNNNNNNNNNNNNNNNNNNNNNNNNNNNNNNNNNNNNNNNNNNNNNNNNNNNNNNNNNNNNNNNNNNNNNNNNNNNNNNNNNNNNNNNNNNNNNNNNNNNNgggaacgccagggccaagaagtgggagtgggtgggttggggagtgggggcagagggtctgggggacttttgggatagcattgaaaatgtaaatgaaaaaatatacctaattaaaaaattcttttaaaaaagtcagTGAGGATACTTGTCAAGCAGCCTTTGAAGGCCTCAGAGTACTGGAGTGGAAGAGTGGTAGACAATGGCACTATATGAAAAACTGCAAGTCATTCACATTGGAGAGTATGTCAGTAGACAAAATTAATGAGGCTAGGTAAGAATTATATATAGCCAATcaggatctaaaaaaaaaaaaaaaatgtgtgtgaatTGAGATGCCGAATGAAACTAACAAAATTGTTAAGAAATAGAATGAGCTATAATCTCCAGGATCATTATGCAGgtgaaaggcagagaagaaaatgagatcaATTTGAAGCAAAACCATATGACATACATGCTAAAGTAGGCCCTCAGGTGACACCAAACAAAAATCAGCAGCTAAGTCTCTGATGAGCAGATTCCAACCTGGGCAAGGACTAACAATAGACAGGGTCTCCAGGCCTTTACAGTATTTTTAGCAATCTATGAATCTTTCCTGGTGATTAGGCTCAAAAGGAAAATGTAGGTACCTAGGAACAGGAGAGTTTTGTGTGCTCTCGCCATACACTCAGCCTCTTTAGGAGACTGGACTGGTTTCAACAAAGAATGTTACTAGTGGACACAAGGTGTGATAAGGAGTTGTAAAGGATAGTTTTTGCCCATAATTCTTTGCCTGAGTATTAGCACCCATCACTTACCTTTCCAGGATCCCACATGGTCTAACCCAGAGAGAGAGGTTCTTCTTGGTACCATAGTATACCCTGGCTTCTTGTTACTGCTGTGCCCAGTCAACAAGGGCTGATCTTGGCGTCGTTCAGAGAGATAACTTGGCTTAGGAGGACGAGGAGGTGGAGTGTTAGACATAATGCTTAGTTCTTTTACCCCACTGGGTAAGGAAACTTGCTTTTCTTCTACATGAACTGTGGGGTTTAACGACGATTCCAACAATGGTAAAGAAGACATGAGGTTCCTGGAAGGGCCATTGATTTCTCTATTCCAAATTAAAGAAGCCTGGGGCCTTATGGGAGGAAAATCCTGAGATACTTTCCCACGGTGCAAGGGATGGATCAAATTATTAGAGATAAATGGCTGTAGACCATCAAGAAAAACGTCATCAAATGAAGTCTGTGCCAATGAGCGGTTTGAATTTGACCAGCTATCACATCTGGTGGGAAGACTgaaggaacaaaacaaataaatttgatTGCTATGTAGACATCCACACATAAAAGTCACATGTACCTATTAAAAAGTTGTCATATGCCACCTTTTGTTCTACTTGTAAAGACTTATTCTTTCTACAACCCACAGTTATACCAACTCCTTAGTGCAGACAAAAAGTCTGCTAGGTCTTTTTCATCCTATATAGCACAAGATGAGTATGAAAATTGCAAGGTTAGAAATGAaagccaggggctggagggatggctctgtggttaagagcactgactgctctgctcttccaggtgtcctgagttcaattcccagcaaccacatggtggctcacaaccatctgtaatgggatctgatgccctcttctagtgtgtctgaagacagctacagtgtactcacatacataaaataaataaatcttaaaacaagcaaacaaaaagactgtttttaaaaaaagaaagaaatgaaagccaCAATGTTGAAACCCATAACTCATTTTATTTAGCATACTACTTTATCTTTAATAGTGATATTGATAATCACCTGCCCTTGTCCTTGGCAATAGTAAGAAAGAGATAAGACTAGACCCATCTACTAGAAATTATTTTTGCTAAACAGGTGTATTTGGCTATGTGCTTCAAGCACATCTCAAAGACTTTGCAAAAGGGAATGTCATCTCTGTGAACAAAGTAGAACATGCTGGAAGGCCCAGTTGAGTATCAAAAGTAAGCATACCTGGCATGGTGTAGTCTTCCAGTCTCACAGTTGGACAGGATCAGATAATCAGgaaggaatagaaactctgactcacGTCTGGTTTCCTCGGTGACTACACTATTAGTGTTTTGGTCATCTTTTAGTAAGGCAGAGTTGGCAACATGGACAGTATGAAGTGAACTGGCAGGAGATGGCTGGAAGGAGGAGGGCATGTGAGAGGGACTCTCCATGGAATCTGCTGGAAAAATCATTTCCCAGGTAAGTGTTTAATGAATGGTTATAACATTCAAAGTTTTTCAAATAGCATCCAAAAACCAAGTAGGAGATGCAAATCACAGCTGGTGTTTGTATGAGTGGAGGTAACCACTTCCTTAAGCTATAAACAGTGTCTGAGAAAGGAGACCAATGTTCCAAGGGTTAAGTGTTGAATCAATTaaaagtcaacacacacacacacacacacacacacaaaacaacagtaacaacaccCCCCCAAGCATTCTTGGCTGAAAAACTACAGTTCAATAGCTTAACAGTTCTCATCAGCAGCTTTGTATTGTTTATTTACTCAACAAACATAGATATATGTGGGCGTCATATTTATGCATAACAAGtctatatatacttacatatgcattcATGCATATAAATATTATGATTTGGATATGATGTACCCCCTCTGCAAGGATCATATGGGGAAGGCTTTGACACTGACTAATGAATTGAATCATTGAGTGGA
Encoded proteins:
- the Gab3 gene encoding GRB2-associated-binding protein 3; its protein translation is MPPGKTTHPAVTHAIAFEKNTIEAWRKRWFVLRRGRMSGNPDVLEYYRNKHSNKPIRVIDLSECTVWKHAGPGFIRKEFQNNFVFIVKTTSRTFYLVAKTEEEMQVWVHSISQVCNFSHMEDGAADSMESPSHMPSSFQPSPASSLHTVHVANSALLKDDQNTNSVVTEETRRESEFLFLPDYLILSNCETGRLHHASLPTRCDSWSNSNRSLAQTSFDDVFLDGLQPFISNNLIHPLHRGKVSQDFPPIRPQASLIWNREINGPSRNLMSSLPLLESSLNPTVHVEEKQVSLPSGVKELSIMSNTPPPRPPKPSYLSERRQDQPLLTGHSSNKKPGYTMVPRRTSLSGLDHVGSWK